The following are from one region of the Camelus dromedarius isolate mCamDro1 chromosome 16, mCamDro1.pat, whole genome shotgun sequence genome:
- the RFLNB gene encoding refilin-B, producing the protein MVGRLSLQDVPELVDTKKKGDGVLDSPDSGLPPSPSPSHWALAAAGGGGGGGGGGERTPAPGALEPDAAATPAAPNPASLPNPLASGYSPRLCPLSFGEGVEFDPLPPTEVRYTSSVKYDSERHFIDDVHLPLGLAVASCSQTITCVPSCTWRNYKAEVRFEPRHKPARFLSTTIVYPKYPKTVYTTTLDYNRHKTLRRFLSSVELEATEFVGGDYLSDES; encoded by the exons ATGGTGGGCCGGCTGAGCCTGCAGGATGTGCCCGAGCTCGTGGACACGAAGAAGAAGGGCGACGGCGTGCTGGACAGTCCGGACTCGgggctgccccccagccccagccccagccactggGCGCTCGcggcggccgggggcgggggcggtggcggcggcggtgggGAGCGCACGCCCGCCCCCGGGGCGCTGGAGCCCGACGCGGCGGCGACCCCCGCGGCCCCG AATCCAgcttctctccccaaccccctggCCTCCGGCTACTCACCAAGATTATGCCCCCTGTCCTTTGGCGAAGGAGTGGAATTTGACCCCTTACCACCAACAGAAGTAAG GTACACGTCCTCGGTCAAGTACGACTCAGAGCGGCACTTCATCGACGACGTCCACCTGCCCCTGGGCCTGGCGGTGGCCTCCTGCAGCCAGACCATCACCTGCGTCCCCAGCTGCACGTGGCGCAACTACAAGGCCGAGGTGCGCTTTGAGCCCCGCCACAAGCCCGCCCGCTTCCTCAGCACCACCATTGTCTACCCCAAGTACCCCAAGACCGTCTATACCACCACCCTGGATTACAACCGCCACAAGACCCTGAGGAGGTTCCTGTCCAGCGTGGAGCTGGAAGCCACGGAGTTCGTGGGCGGCGATTACCTGTCGGACGAGAGCTGA